One region of Coraliomargarita parva genomic DNA includes:
- a CDS encoding NAD+ synthase, protein MKIGIAQINTTVGDLSGNRQMILQAYQELVASGAELVVFPELAVCGYPPRDLLFKSRFVRDCEATLHDIAESIGTVPAVIGFVERRAESDRGRPFYNSAAWCEGGKVVKVGRKSLLPTYDVFDEERYFEPAEAPTIHLWNGLRIGLTICEDIWTAPHVETSRRYCIDPVAFLSDKQLDLLLNLSASPWHEGKNEAREPLVQDAADRCHCPTIYCNSVGGNDELIFDGGSLVAHPDRGLIAGMAAFRAENRVVDLEGTPLVSPHFNLKGNAATHDALALGLRDYAHKSGFGKALVALSGGIDSAVVCALAVEAFGKENVIGVGLPSAISSQHSRDDAAALAKNMEIEYHEVAIADAVHAAETALQPMFAGHKADVTEENIQARTRGLLMMAMSNKFGALLLTTGNKSEIAVGYCTLYGDMCGGLAVISDLPKMKVYALARYINRERELIPVNTIEKPPSAELRPDQKDEDSLPAYPVLDGILRLYVEDGLSRAEIIEKGYDAAIVNDIVRKVDLNEYKRKQAAPGLKTTPLAFGVGRRIPIVQKYVN, encoded by the coding sequence ATGAAAATCGGCATAGCCCAGATCAACACGACCGTCGGCGACCTCTCCGGGAATCGTCAAATGATCCTTCAAGCCTACCAGGAACTGGTTGCATCCGGCGCAGAGCTCGTGGTCTTCCCGGAACTCGCGGTCTGCGGTTACCCGCCCCGCGACCTTCTCTTCAAGAGCCGATTTGTTCGGGATTGCGAAGCGACCCTACATGATATCGCCGAATCAATTGGAACCGTCCCGGCTGTGATCGGTTTTGTCGAGCGACGCGCCGAGAGCGATCGCGGTCGCCCCTTCTACAATTCGGCCGCTTGGTGCGAGGGGGGCAAGGTCGTCAAGGTGGGACGCAAATCCCTCCTCCCGACCTATGATGTCTTCGACGAGGAGCGCTACTTCGAACCCGCGGAAGCACCAACGATCCACCTGTGGAACGGGCTTCGAATCGGGCTGACCATCTGTGAAGACATCTGGACCGCCCCCCATGTGGAAACCAGCCGTCGCTATTGCATAGACCCCGTCGCCTTCCTCTCGGACAAGCAGCTCGACCTGCTGCTCAACCTTTCCGCCAGTCCTTGGCATGAAGGGAAGAACGAAGCCAGAGAACCCTTGGTGCAGGATGCGGCAGATCGCTGCCATTGCCCGACCATTTATTGTAACTCGGTCGGTGGAAACGATGAGCTTATTTTTGACGGCGGCAGCCTGGTCGCCCACCCCGACCGCGGCCTGATCGCCGGCATGGCAGCCTTCCGGGCGGAAAACCGCGTCGTCGATCTGGAGGGCACGCCACTCGTCTCCCCCCATTTCAACCTGAAGGGCAATGCGGCCACCCACGATGCGCTGGCCCTAGGCCTGCGCGACTACGCGCACAAAAGCGGCTTCGGCAAGGCTCTGGTCGCACTGAGTGGCGGGATCGATTCTGCAGTCGTCTGCGCCCTCGCGGTGGAAGCATTTGGCAAGGAAAACGTCATCGGCGTGGGCCTGCCTTCCGCCATCTCCAGCCAGCACAGCCGGGATGATGCCGCCGCTTTGGCGAAAAACATGGAAATCGAGTACCATGAAGTCGCCATCGCCGATGCGGTCCATGCCGCGGAAACAGCCCTGCAGCCCATGTTCGCAGGACACAAGGCCGATGTCACCGAGGAAAACATCCAGGCCCGCACACGTGGTTTGCTCATGATGGCGATGTCGAACAAGTTCGGCGCCCTCCTGCTCACCACCGGGAACAAGAGCGAGATCGCGGTCGGCTATTGCACGCTTTACGGCGACATGTGCGGCGGTTTGGCCGTCATCTCCGACCTGCCGAAGATGAAGGTGTATGCCCTCGCACGGTATATCAACCGCGAGCGGGAACTCATCCCGGTCAATACCATCGAGAAGCCCCCTTCGGCGGAATTGCGCCCGGACCAGAAAGACGAAGACTCCCTGCCCGCCTACCCGGTACTCGATGGCATTCTTCGGCTTTACGTGGAAGACGGACTGTCTCGCGCGGAAATCATCGAAAAGGGCTACGACGCAGCGATCGTGAACGACATTGTGCGCAAGGTGGACCTCAATGAATACAAGCGCAAGCAAGCGGCTCCGGGCCTCAAGACGACACCGCTCGCCTTCGGGGTCGGCCGCCGTATCCCGATCGTCCAAAAGTATGTGAATTGA
- a CDS encoding TolC family protein: MLRELKTFSILSLGIFTWAIAPLSFGQGLPAEGEDAAVPEPLFLTVSDVVARLEAASPAVLIEKETVRRALHQSYQSRAALYPSLSLNVEQSRQQYGLDSTRDPYDGPPFNAFSSRVTGNLSVFNTQNYADYRLARMEHRIATMDYEVALQDFISQALQVYFTQLRDIRRIEIVESNLVRERELLELARQQYDAGVAIKIDVTRAEVRLATERRSLMEARTQAENSMLQLKALLDLDLDGAVLLDRSVIDGIKAPPSLKRYGSMEALTEMRPELSGQQERVDQAILARKAAGWQRLPTVDLFADWGYDSGEPFDDNEGEAWLVGIRASMPLFEGFRIRAEKREATAAVRQAQFQMTRLRNEIEREFRYALIEMESRYDQIEIAREEVRLGRDEVDQAGERYREGLADNRELIDAQQRLSDAENSHLQAIYLYGLSRLAFARAIGSAQRVLE; encoded by the coding sequence ATGCTTCGAGAACTCAAGACTTTCAGTATCCTAAGCCTGGGAATTTTTACCTGGGCGATTGCTCCGCTGTCCTTCGGCCAGGGATTACCGGCTGAAGGTGAGGATGCCGCTGTGCCGGAGCCCCTCTTTTTAACGGTTTCCGATGTTGTAGCACGCTTGGAAGCCGCCAGCCCGGCTGTTTTAATCGAAAAGGAAACGGTACGTCGCGCACTCCATCAGAGCTACCAGAGCCGTGCGGCACTCTATCCCAGTCTTTCCCTGAACGTGGAGCAAAGCCGCCAGCAGTATGGGCTCGACTCCACCCGCGACCCGTATGACGGTCCTCCGTTTAACGCCTTTTCGTCACGTGTCACGGGAAACCTCTCGGTCTTCAATACGCAGAACTATGCGGATTACCGCTTGGCGCGGATGGAGCATCGTATCGCGACAATGGACTATGAGGTCGCGCTACAGGACTTTATCAGTCAGGCATTGCAGGTTTACTTCACCCAACTTCGGGACATTCGCCGGATTGAGATCGTGGAAAGCAATCTTGTACGCGAACGCGAGCTGCTTGAGTTGGCCAGACAGCAATATGATGCGGGGGTTGCGATCAAGATCGACGTGACCCGGGCGGAGGTCCGTCTGGCCACGGAGCGCCGTTCCCTGATGGAGGCCCGCACACAGGCAGAGAACTCGATGCTTCAGTTGAAGGCCTTGCTGGATCTCGATCTGGATGGGGCCGTCCTGCTCGACCGTAGCGTTATCGATGGAATCAAGGCACCTCCGTCGCTCAAGCGCTACGGTTCGATGGAAGCCCTGACGGAGATGCGTCCCGAACTGTCAGGCCAGCAAGAGCGCGTCGATCAGGCGATCCTGGCGAGAAAGGCTGCCGGTTGGCAGCGTTTGCCCACGGTCGACCTCTTTGCCGACTGGGGCTACGATTCGGGGGAACCCTTTGATGACAATGAGGGCGAGGCCTGGTTGGTCGGGATCCGGGCAAGTATGCCGCTTTTTGAGGGCTTCCGTATCCGGGCGGAGAAACGCGAAGCGACTGCGGCCGTGCGTCAGGCACAATTTCAAATGACCCGGTTGCGTAACGAGATTGAGCGGGAATTCCGTTATGCCCTGATTGAGATGGAATCGCGCTACGATCAAATTGAGATTGCCCGAGAGGAAGTACGCCTCGGTCGCGACGAGGTGGATCAGGCCGGTGAGCGTTACCGGGAGGGCTTGGCGGACAACCGTGAGTTGATTGACGCACAGCAACGGCTCTCCGATGCCGAAAACAGCCACCTCCAGGCGATTTATCTCTACGGACTCAGCCGCTTGGCTTTTGCCCGGGCCATTGGTTCGGCTCAGAGGGTTCTGGAGTAG